From the Bacteroidia bacterium genome, one window contains:
- a CDS encoding DUF2272 domain-containing protein, with product MRMSRFSADQLYVPSPTSQYEVGSTYSRKSVPNIRWVQASLNRILGLRLVVDGIMGPRTRDAVRRFQNMAGIATDGVVGARTKAALIRAGAQPPKAGAGSTSASMAPAQAVLPAPGTPISALAKSIRSIALGELQRWGNGSMKESDIRMRPVLYDYWLIGTGLKPETLTHLPSWWSAVPWSAAFISWVMRHAGAGNTFKYSPSHSVYTLAAKQNRITNNANPLKAFRLSEARPQVGDIVCRRRAGSGATYDNLTAGMPTHCDIVVAVQPGTLITVGGNVRDSVSSTRVPIDSEGFIQKPGYFAVLSYRDTTITENERFMVEEISDELPVYTTDLLSFEEVIKSAPAPGIYEIYQRSSGGSLPNFKRIYVGKARSLPQRLQQHAWCLTHLNIPLSFYRVRLRKMSGANDAVLRVAERKVIDHHGRHTLTNQREFELPGELWGWE from the coding sequence ATGAGAATGAGCAGATTCTCCGCAGATCAGCTGTATGTTCCGTCGCCGACATCGCAGTATGAGGTGGGCTCGACATATAGCCGGAAAAGCGTACCGAATATTCGCTGGGTGCAGGCATCATTGAACCGGATTCTCGGACTGCGTCTGGTGGTCGACGGGATCATGGGACCCCGTACGCGCGACGCCGTTCGTCGTTTTCAAAACATGGCGGGAATCGCTACTGACGGTGTCGTGGGGGCGAGAACGAAAGCAGCATTGATACGTGCCGGCGCTCAGCCTCCGAAGGCGGGCGCCGGCTCCACATCCGCTTCAATGGCGCCGGCGCAAGCAGTATTGCCTGCCCCCGGGACGCCGATTTCCGCACTGGCGAAGAGTATCCGCAGTATAGCGCTCGGTGAACTGCAGCGTTGGGGAAATGGCAGCATGAAAGAGAGCGACATCCGCATGCGCCCCGTGCTGTACGATTACTGGCTCATCGGAACGGGACTGAAGCCGGAAACACTAACGCATCTTCCATCGTGGTGGTCGGCAGTACCCTGGAGCGCCGCATTCATTTCCTGGGTGATGCGTCACGCCGGGGCGGGGAACACATTCAAATACTCTCCTTCTCATTCGGTGTACACGCTTGCCGCGAAGCAGAACAGGATAACGAACAACGCCAATCCACTCAAGGCCTTTCGCCTGAGCGAAGCGAGACCCCAAGTCGGTGATATCGTATGCAGGCGCAGGGCCGGGAGCGGTGCGACCTACGACAACCTCACGGCCGGAATGCCGACACATTGCGACATCGTTGTGGCAGTCCAGCCTGGTACGCTCATCACTGTAGGAGGTAATGTGAGGGATTCCGTGTCAAGCACCCGTGTCCCGATCGATTCGGAAGGATTCATTCAAAAACCCGGCTATTTTGCCGTACTCTCGTATCGAGACACGACGATCACCGAAAACGAACGTTTCATGGTCGAGGAAATAAGCGACGAATTACCCGTATATACTACTGACCTCCTGAGTTTCGAGGAGGTCATAAAAAGTGCCCCCGCACCGGGGATTTACGAAATCTACCAACGAAGCTCAGGCGGCTCACTGCCAAATTTCAAAAGGATATACGTCGGGAAAGCGCGCTCACTCCCTCAACGGCTTCAACAACATGCCTGGTGCCTTACCCATCTCAATATCCCGTTGTCGTTCTACCGTGTACGGCTCAGGAAGATGTCTGGAGCGAACGACGCGGTCTTACGCGTCGCGGAGCGAAAGGTGATCGATCATCATGGGAGGCACACCCTCACGAATCAGCGAGAATTTGAACTTCCGGGCGAGTTATGGGGGTGGGAATGA
- a CDS encoding HigA family addiction module antitoxin — translation MNSLPPVTPGDLLLEEFLLPMGLSQYRLAKDIGVPAQRISEIVSGKRAITADTDLRLCRYFGLSNGYWLRAQALCDLEKTHRRIDKELNAIVPHRRSAAT, via the coding sequence ATGAACTCGCTGCCCCCCGTAACCCCTGGAGATCTCCTGCTGGAGGAGTTCCTGCTTCCCATGGGTCTATCACAATACCGACTGGCGAAAGACATCGGCGTACCGGCGCAACGCATTAGCGAGATTGTATCCGGCAAACGCGCCATCACCGCGGATACCGATCTGCGGCTGTGCCGGTATTTCGGACTTTCGAACGGCTACTGGCTTCGGGCGCAGGCCTTGTGCGATCTCGAAAAAACACATCGACGCATCGACAAAGAACTGAACGCCATCGTACCGCACAGACGCAGTGCCGCAACGTGA
- a CDS encoding type II toxin-antitoxin system RelE/ParE family toxin encodes MIVSFRCDATEKLAHGYRVRRFTAIETVARRKLRQLEIAMSLKELRVSPGNRLEALAGERVGTHSIRINDQWRLCFRWTEHGAADVEIVDYH; translated from the coding sequence ATGATCGTCTCCTTCCGCTGTGACGCAACCGAAAAGCTCGCCCATGGATACCGCGTGCGCCGTTTCACAGCGATAGAAACTGTTGCACGGAGAAAATTGCGCCAGCTGGAAATCGCGATGTCGTTGAAGGAATTGCGCGTATCTCCGGGAAACCGGCTGGAAGCGCTTGCAGGCGAACGCGTCGGAACACACAGCATCAGGATAAACGATCAATGGCGCCTCTGTTTTCGCTGGACGGAGCACGGCGCCGCGGATGTCGAAATTGTTGATTACCATTGA
- a CDS encoding DEAD/DEAH box helicase, whose protein sequence is MLYQSSRALQLLRLGTGIADATFREGQEEAIQHIVEGHGRLLVVQKTGWGKSFVYFIAARMLRDAGHGPALLISPLLALMRNQIAAAERMGVRAASINSDNQDAWTDIESRLARDEIDILLISPERLANEWFRANVLGPVAARIALLVIDEAHCISDWGHDFRPQYRLLERIVRTLPPNMRLLATTATANNRVLEDLVAVLGPGLALSRGDLNRASLCLQTLRIPGQAERLAWLAERFATLDGHGIVYTLTVRDAGLVADWLKSRGFPVHAYTGDTGERREELEWALLRNEVKALVATTALGMGYDKPDLAFVIHYQMPSSVVAYYQQVGRAGRALDAAYGVLLSGEEDDSINDYFIRSAFPTREEVAEVLRALEQAPDGLSVPELLSRINVSKGRVEKTMALLSLESPAPIARLGSKWQLTAATLGEAFWARAGRLTALRRTEHEQMLEYLRLPFGEHMSYLIRALDGDPCSVGAPPLAPLPESVDPLLLRAAIAFLRRSRLPFEQRKKWPDGGLPRYAVKGMIAAAQQARPGMALCQWGDAGWGDDVRKGKYRDGRFADALVAAAAAMVREWDPQPAPAWVTGIPSLRHPDLVADFAARLAAALGLPYYTVLVRTDHRPEQKTMANSTQQARNVDGALACNGVPMPEAPVLLVDDIVDSRWTLTVAAWLLRSHGSGDVWPMALARAGYEQ, encoded by the coding sequence ATGCTGTATCAATCATCGAGAGCGCTTCAACTGCTGAGACTGGGAACGGGTATCGCGGACGCCACCTTCCGCGAGGGGCAGGAAGAAGCCATTCAACACATCGTGGAAGGTCACGGCCGTCTGCTCGTCGTGCAAAAAACGGGCTGGGGCAAAAGTTTCGTGTATTTTATCGCGGCGCGCATGCTGCGGGATGCCGGCCACGGTCCGGCGCTGCTCATTTCACCGCTGCTCGCGCTGATGCGCAATCAGATCGCAGCCGCCGAACGCATGGGTGTGCGCGCGGCGAGTATCAACAGCGACAATCAGGATGCCTGGACGGACATCGAGTCCCGTCTCGCGCGGGATGAGATCGATATCCTCCTCATCTCGCCCGAACGATTGGCCAACGAGTGGTTCCGCGCCAATGTGCTGGGTCCCGTCGCCGCGCGCATCGCGCTGCTGGTGATCGACGAGGCGCATTGCATTTCCGATTGGGGACACGACTTCCGTCCGCAGTATCGCCTGCTGGAGAGAATCGTGCGAACGCTGCCGCCGAATATGCGTCTGCTCGCCACAACCGCGACGGCGAACAATCGCGTCCTGGAGGACCTCGTCGCGGTGCTGGGTCCGGGGCTGGCGCTGTCCCGCGGCGATCTCAATCGCGCCTCGCTCTGTCTGCAAACGCTGCGGATCCCGGGACAGGCCGAGCGTCTCGCGTGGCTCGCGGAGCGCTTCGCGACGCTCGACGGTCATGGCATCGTGTACACGCTCACCGTCCGCGACGCGGGCCTGGTCGCCGACTGGCTGAAATCCCGCGGCTTCCCTGTGCACGCATACACGGGAGATACGGGTGAGCGCCGGGAGGAGCTCGAATGGGCGCTGCTGCGGAATGAGGTAAAAGCCCTCGTCGCCACCACCGCCCTGGGCATGGGCTACGACAAACCGGATCTCGCCTTTGTGATCCATTATCAGATGCCGTCCTCGGTGGTGGCGTATTACCAGCAGGTGGGCCGGGCGGGCCGCGCGCTGGACGCCGCGTACGGTGTGCTGCTCAGCGGCGAAGAAGACGACAGTATTAACGACTATTTCATCCGCAGCGCCTTCCCCACCCGCGAGGAAGTCGCCGAAGTGCTGCGCGCGCTGGAGCAAGCTCCCGACGGCCTCTCCGTGCCCGAGCTGCTGAGCCGGATAAACGTGAGCAAGGGTCGCGTGGAGAAAACTATGGCGCTGTTGTCGCTCGAGTCGCCGGCACCGATCGCCAGGCTCGGGAGCAAATGGCAGCTCACGGCCGCGACGCTCGGCGAAGCGTTCTGGGCACGCGCCGGGCGCCTGACGGCCTTGCGGCGCACGGAGCACGAGCAGATGCTGGAGTACCTGCGTCTCCCCTTCGGCGAGCATATGTCCTATCTCATCAGGGCGCTCGACGGCGATCCATGCAGCGTTGGCGCGCCTCCGCTGGCGCCCCTGCCGGAAAGTGTTGACCCGTTGTTGCTTCGAGCCGCCATCGCTTTTCTGCGCCGCAGCAGGCTGCCGTTCGAACAGCGGAAAAAATGGCCGGATGGCGGTCTGCCGCGCTATGCCGTCAAAGGCATGATCGCGGCCGCGCAACAGGCGCGTCCCGGAATGGCCCTGTGTCAGTGGGGCGACGCCGGATGGGGCGACGATGTGCGAAAAGGGAAATATCGCGACGGCCGCTTCGCCGACGCATTGGTCGCGGCAGCCGCAGCCATGGTTCGGGAATGGGATCCGCAGCCGGCGCCCGCGTGGGTGACCGGCATTCCCTCCCTCAGGCACCCCGATCTCGTAGCGGACTTCGCCGCACGTCTTGCCGCTGCGCTCGGCCTGCCGTATTATACAGTACTCGTACGGACCGACCACAGACCTGAACAGAAAACCATGGCAAACAGCACACAACAGGCGCGCAATGTGGACGGCGCTCTCGCCTGCAACGGCGTACCGATGCCCGAAGCGCCGGTCCTGCTGGTCGACGACATCGTGGATTCACGCTGGACCCTGACCGTGGCCGCGTGGCTCCTGCGCTCGCACGGGAGCGGCGACGTGTGGCCGATGGCGCTCGCGCGGGCGGGGTACGAGCAATGA
- a CDS encoding addiction module toxin, HicA family, producing MKRGDLLRYLRSQRCALLREGSKHSWWWNPTMNTRSAVPRHSEIKELLA from the coding sequence ATGAAGAGAGGCGACCTCCTGCGCTATCTTCGCAGCCAGAGGTGTGCATTGCTGCGGGAGGGAAGCAAACACTCGTGGTGGTGGAATCCGACAATGAATACCCGTTCAGCCGTGCCCCGGCATTCGGAGATCAAAGAACTCCTGGCGTAA
- a CDS encoding type II toxin-antitoxin system HicB family antitoxin — protein MKNEYTAVVKQDGEWWIGWIEEVPGVNCQESSYEDLMETLAVTLREALEFNRRDALNAAGGGFRTEKIAV, from the coding sequence ATGAAGAACGAATATACCGCCGTTGTCAAGCAAGACGGTGAATGGTGGATAGGATGGATCGAGGAAGTTCCCGGTGTGAATTGTCAGGAAAGCAGCTATGAAGACCTGATGGAAACCCTGGCGGTGACATTGCGGGAAGCGCTGGAATTCAACCGCCGCGACGCATTGAATGCAGCGGGCGGTGGCTTCCGCACCGAAAAAATAGCTGTATGA
- a CDS encoding sigma-54 dependent transcriptional regulator — MCAAADILTNLRILVVDDEPDLRLGLTRLLTPTGAVIASAASAEEALAQLASSPVDLVISDIRMPGRSGVDLLRDIKATHPAVEVILVTGFGTIELAVECLHAGAANFLTKPFDNDEILQTVAMSGRRILAARTAVQEDTSEEGIIAVDPGMLAVLELVRQVAATHVPVLINGESGTGKELVARAIHRRSGFAKPFVAVNCAALPDTLLESELFGFRRGAFTGADRNYEGMLRRAHGGTLFLDEIASMSPVFQSKLLRVLQEKIIRPLGSGSDEATDFRLIAACNRDLRKMVEAGQFREDLYYRLGVFHVTIPPLRERPADILPLARHFVRRAAQLCLPGSTSILAITADAATALRQYSWPGNVRELENATQRAVILGRGADLLPHHFFLHGASAATATQRHTPAITYEEAKQRLLADFQRQFLENILGRTGGNISHAAEECGLTRAAIQKMMKRLNIDRSNFEKA; from the coding sequence ATGTGCGCGGCGGCGGACATACTCACCAACCTCCGCATTCTCGTGGTGGACGATGAGCCGGATCTCCGTCTGGGGCTGACGCGCCTCCTCACGCCCACGGGCGCCGTGATAGCTTCCGCGGCGTCGGCCGAGGAAGCGCTGGCACAGCTCGCGTCCTCACCCGTGGATCTGGTGATTTCCGATATCCGCATGCCCGGACGATCGGGTGTGGATTTGCTTCGCGACATCAAAGCCACGCATCCGGCTGTGGAGGTGATTCTCGTCACCGGCTTCGGAACGATAGAGCTGGCGGTGGAATGCCTGCACGCCGGCGCCGCAAACTTCCTCACCAAGCCTTTCGACAATGATGAAATCCTCCAGACGGTGGCCATGAGCGGCCGCCGCATTCTCGCCGCACGTACGGCTGTGCAGGAGGACACCAGCGAGGAGGGAATTATCGCAGTGGATCCGGGCATGCTGGCCGTTCTCGAGCTTGTGCGACAGGTAGCCGCTACGCACGTCCCCGTTCTCATCAACGGCGAAAGCGGTACGGGCAAGGAACTCGTCGCGCGGGCTATCCATCGCCGCAGCGGCTTCGCCAAGCCCTTCGTGGCCGTTAACTGCGCGGCTCTGCCGGATACCTTGCTCGAGTCCGAGCTCTTCGGCTTCCGGCGCGGCGCGTTTACCGGTGCGGACAGGAATTACGAAGGCATGCTGCGGCGCGCGCATGGCGGCACGCTCTTCCTCGACGAGATCGCCTCCATGTCGCCGGTTTTCCAGTCCAAGCTGCTGCGCGTACTGCAGGAAAAAATTATCCGTCCGCTGGGCTCCGGCAGCGACGAGGCGACGGATTTTCGTCTCATCGCCGCCTGCAACCGCGATTTACGGAAGATGGTTGAGGCCGGGCAGTTCCGTGAGGATTTGTACTACCGGCTCGGCGTGTTTCACGTCACCATACCGCCTCTGCGCGAGCGTCCAGCCGACATACTGCCATTAGCCCGCCATTTCGTGCGACGCGCCGCGCAATTGTGTCTGCCGGGAAGTACCAGCATTCTCGCCATCACCGCCGACGCCGCAACCGCCTTGCGACAGTACAGCTGGCCGGGGAATGTGCGCGAACTCGAAAACGCCACGCAGCGCGCCGTGATACTCGGCAGGGGAGCCGATCTGCTTCCGCATCACTTCTTTCTCCACGGCGCGAGCGCCGCGACCGCTACGCAGCGACACACGCCCGCCATAACCTACGAAGAAGCCAAGCAGCGCCTGCTGGCCGATTTTCAACGGCAGTTCCTCGAAAACATTCTCGGACGCACCGGCGGCAACATCTCCCACGCCGCCGAAGAATGCGGCCTCACCCGCGCCGCCATACAAAAAATGATGAAACGCCTGAATATTGATCGCAGCAATTTCGAGAAAGCCTGA
- a CDS encoding ATP-binding protein gives MRDPLSHVQIKYKLTGAFVGICLFAFGVGGYLISVSAGSALESEINLRIAAESAGLAHELSATLHLMGRRAEDFASDGYIRAQMETLLAVNGLAGNAQGDVVHEHLAAHLARNKFPLISALTDLLLLGPEGNILASVRDADRRIPAGVTRDLLRHDTLWYSSFVESGDGDNRHFAISTPVRNLGGGTRIGTLCFWIDLRRLVGNLSGMDTARATGMLSEHIVTLSDQRGGRFVLTPASGTAPGGHAGNAPGEEADAASFAMRDVASVAAAAPSPAIMREHAIGSYGWRVHVAVDAHRAMLPVSGLQSSFLGAGVLIALVSLILLYFPVRFLIKPLAALGDAARAMTAGDFTIHVDDSGEDEIGDVARSFNLMAAATEERTTRLRNTARQLDEQRKALSIERDLLNTVVHSMDDAVLYFDRDATLIMHNNAAAPLLEYLRDAQLPLAPRRCACGRPGERDCRQCLLDHRMPARDCMLDVGHRVYEVVSSSIASMAGLEGTVLVGRDVTERMRIDEKQAHQDRLAVLGEVSAVMAHELNNPLAAISMFAQMMRSDLRDDATYSEHLDVILRNTESCKRTIRYLLSYGRGEAAGEEETDLHEVLVDVVRFLRPLYEKGNVCFDMEFMNGDAVVRSDETWLRQVFVNLIMNALQALDEEGGRITVRTRWEDNDSAGLLVDIMDNGPGIPLEHQHSIFEPFFTSKPSGKGTGLGLSISRRIITTLGGTLALATSRPGETVFRVAIPRVRTELTLDADVASSGLAGYTSPPGTGAAATPTVVRGRD, from the coding sequence TTGCGCGATCCACTGTCACATGTTCAGATCAAGTACAAGCTGACTGGGGCCTTCGTAGGTATCTGCCTGTTCGCGTTCGGCGTCGGGGGATATCTCATTTCCGTCTCCGCGGGCTCGGCGCTGGAAAGCGAGATAAATCTGCGCATCGCCGCGGAGAGCGCCGGACTGGCGCACGAACTGTCCGCCACGCTGCATCTCATGGGACGTCGCGCGGAGGACTTCGCTTCCGACGGGTACATCCGTGCGCAAATGGAAACACTGCTCGCGGTCAACGGCCTCGCGGGCAATGCGCAAGGAGACGTCGTGCACGAACATCTCGCCGCGCATCTCGCACGCAATAAATTTCCTCTCATTTCCGCTCTGACCGATCTGCTGCTGCTGGGTCCCGAAGGAAACATACTGGCCTCGGTACGCGATGCGGATAGGCGCATTCCCGCCGGTGTCACCCGGGATTTACTCCGGCACGACACACTCTGGTACAGCAGCTTCGTGGAGTCGGGAGACGGCGATAACCGGCATTTCGCGATAAGTACACCGGTTCGCAATCTCGGCGGTGGTACACGCATCGGTACCTTGTGTTTCTGGATTGATCTACGGCGACTCGTGGGCAACCTCTCCGGCATGGATACGGCTCGCGCCACAGGAATGCTCTCCGAACACATCGTCACGCTTTCGGATCAGCGCGGCGGCCGTTTCGTGCTCACCCCGGCAAGCGGAACCGCACCGGGAGGCCATGCCGGCAACGCCCCGGGGGAGGAGGCCGATGCGGCATCCTTCGCGATGCGGGACGTCGCTTCCGTTGCTGCCGCGGCACCGTCGCCCGCCATCATGCGGGAGCACGCAATAGGTTCGTACGGATGGCGCGTCCATGTGGCCGTGGATGCGCACAGAGCCATGCTCCCGGTGTCCGGCTTGCAGAGCAGCTTTCTCGGCGCCGGCGTGCTCATAGCTCTCGTGTCGCTCATTCTCCTGTATTTCCCCGTGCGCTTCCTCATCAAACCTCTCGCGGCGCTCGGGGACGCCGCCCGCGCCATGACGGCCGGCGATTTTACCATCCATGTGGACGACAGCGGGGAGGATGAAATCGGCGATGTAGCCCGCTCCTTCAACCTCATGGCAGCCGCAACAGAAGAACGCACCACCCGTCTGCGCAATACCGCCCGGCAACTGGACGAGCAGCGTAAAGCGCTCAGTATCGAACGCGATTTGCTCAATACCGTCGTGCATTCCATGGACGATGCCGTGCTGTACTTCGACCGCGATGCGACACTGATCATGCATAACAACGCGGCGGCGCCGCTGCTCGAGTACCTGCGCGACGCACAGCTGCCGCTGGCACCCCGGCGCTGCGCCTGCGGACGACCCGGCGAACGCGACTGCCGGCAATGCCTGCTGGACCATCGCATGCCCGCGCGCGATTGCATGCTCGATGTCGGCCACCGTGTGTACGAAGTCGTTTCCTCGAGCATCGCCTCGATGGCGGGCCTCGAAGGCACCGTGCTCGTGGGACGCGACGTCACCGAACGCATGCGCATAGACGAAAAGCAGGCGCATCAGGATCGCCTTGCTGTGCTGGGCGAGGTCTCCGCCGTGATGGCGCATGAGCTGAACAATCCCCTTGCCGCCATTTCCATGTTCGCGCAAATGATGCGCAGCGATTTGCGAGACGATGCGACCTATTCCGAGCATCTCGACGTCATTCTCCGCAACACCGAAAGTTGCAAGCGCACCATTCGCTACCTGCTCAGCTACGGACGCGGCGAGGCAGCGGGCGAGGAGGAAACCGACCTGCATGAAGTACTCGTTGATGTTGTCCGTTTTCTGCGTCCACTGTATGAAAAGGGAAATGTCTGCTTCGATATGGAGTTCATGAACGGCGACGCCGTCGTACGCAGCGACGAAACCTGGCTGCGTCAGGTGTTCGTCAATCTGATCATGAACGCCCTGCAGGCGCTCGATGAAGAAGGCGGACGCATCACCGTGCGGACGCGATGGGAAGACAACGACAGCGCCGGCCTGCTGGTGGATATCATGGATAACGGACCCGGAATTCCATTGGAGCATCAGCACAGTATTTTTGAACCCTTCTTCACCTCCAAACCCAGCGGCAAGGGGACGGGACTGGGCTTGTCCATTTCCCGCCGTATCATCACCACGCTCGGCGGCACCCTCGCGCTGGCGACTTCACGACCGGGCGAGACGGTATTCCGTGTCGCCATCCCGCGTGTCCGCACGGAACTGACGCTGGACGCGGACGTGGCCTCCTCCGGTCTCGCCGGCTATACCTCGCCGCCCGGAACGGGCGCAGCGGCAACACCGACCGTCGTGAGAGGGAGGGACTGA
- a CDS encoding transposase, which translates to MVKRTHKKYDAAFKRSVIELADSTDRPDSALEEEFDLYDGAIRTWRRQLLTQKSEAFPGNGNLPASDSELHRLRRENEILRQEREILKKAVAIFSLPTKPGSGL; encoded by the coding sequence ATGGTAAAACGAACCCACAAGAAATATGATGCTGCATTCAAACGATCCGTGATCGAGTTGGCTGACAGCACCGATCGACCCGACTCCGCGCTTGAGGAGGAGTTCGACCTCTATGATGGTGCGATACGCACCTGGCGCCGTCAGCTTCTGACACAGAAGTCAGAGGCCTTTCCCGGCAACGGAAATCTTCCCGCCAGTGATTCTGAACTGCATCGTCTTCGTCGAGAGAACGAGATTCTCCGTCAGGAGCGCGAAATATTAAAAAAAGCAGTGGCCATCTTCTCGCTACCCACGAAGCCCGGTTCCGGTTTATGA
- a CDS encoding IS3 family transposase: MNAYRNEFSIERMASVLNVSCSGYYAWRRRGEHARAERTAAFDMAVREEFLRRKSSYGVRRLVKALRKRGFACGRSRVAASMRRQGLKVKHRRRFITTTDSKHSYTVSPNMLERQFSVDAPDTVWVSDITYLRSTSGWLYLCVFIDLFSRKIVGWEVSTSLRHTMVVTAFKRAAWTRSIRAGLIVHSDRGVQYCCEGFRSALRPYGSIQSMSRKGDCWDNAVAESFFATLKKEMPEGLLFASVTDARRYLFEYIELEYNNQRLHSTLGYHTPQEHENLYWSKKRLGNDMEQAA, translated from the coding sequence ATGAACGCATATCGGAACGAGTTTAGCATCGAAAGGATGGCCAGCGTGCTCAACGTATCGTGCTCAGGCTATTATGCATGGCGTCGTCGTGGCGAGCATGCACGCGCCGAGCGCACCGCAGCCTTCGATATGGCGGTCCGGGAGGAATTCCTGCGCAGGAAATCCAGCTACGGCGTACGTCGTCTCGTCAAAGCATTACGCAAGCGCGGTTTCGCGTGCGGGCGGAGCCGCGTGGCGGCCAGCATGCGTCGGCAGGGATTGAAGGTCAAGCATCGTCGCCGTTTCATTACCACGACAGATTCGAAGCATTCGTATACTGTCTCGCCAAATATGCTCGAACGCCAGTTTTCGGTCGATGCACCTGATACGGTGTGGGTGAGTGATATCACGTATTTGCGCAGCACCTCCGGATGGTTGTACTTGTGCGTGTTTATCGACCTGTTTTCCCGGAAGATCGTCGGCTGGGAGGTCAGCACATCGTTGCGCCATACAATGGTTGTGACCGCGTTCAAACGCGCGGCTTGGACGCGAAGCATACGTGCGGGGCTTATCGTGCATTCTGATCGCGGTGTGCAATACTGCTGCGAGGGATTCCGCAGTGCCCTGCGCCCTTACGGCAGCATTCAGAGCATGAGCAGGAAGGGTGATTGCTGGGATAACGCCGTCGCCGAGTCATTTTTTGCCACGTTGAAGAAGGAAATGCCGGAAGGACTTCTCTTCGCGTCGGTGACGGATGCCCGGCGATACCTCTTCGAGTACATTGAACTTGAATACAATAATCAGCGTCTGCACAGCACGCTGGGCTATCATACGCCGCAGGAACACG